The following is a genomic window from Episyrphus balteatus chromosome 1, idEpiBalt1.1, whole genome shotgun sequence.
aaaatgtttttaaaattttagcaacttgcattttatattttttacgaTGTACCTATTTAATGTAtctataaatataatatttttgcctttcttttgttttttaacattaaaaaaaatccactccACTCGGTTCAATTCTAATCAAATGGAATCCGACTTTAAAATCcaagattttttaaagaaatatgtaCATTTCTATCAGATTTCAATTATTCATTTATTAAAACCAACTTTATATAAAAGACTTCATCAATGCAATATAAGATCCAGTTGTACTGAGTATCTGcaggatattaaaaaaaaaaattccaataaataaattaaaaatttgcattaaaagtcaatattaaagaaaaaaaaaatattaatgaaaataCTTACCGCCATAAATGTTGGTAGCGATGGCGAAAAGAACGGCACACTGATTGTTGCTGGCCTTTGTGCACGTATCAATATCATCAGGATCATTCTTCGTGTTTCCGCATCGCATTTATACCATTCAACCAGATACACGGAATCGCATATTTCCAAGCTctgaaattgtatttaaaagaccttttttttacaatacacaaaaaaaatgacaaaaatttatatgaaacaaataagattgaaaaaaattaaaaaaaaaagaaacaaaaaataaattaacaataaattattACGCTGTCGTTCACATAGGTCCCACCGAtgcaatataaaaataattgcgAAAGTGCTGCTATGCTGTAGCAAACGTACAACACCAAACCAAGTCCAGTATTCTGTAGAGttaaggcatttttttttttttgtataaaagcgtgttttataattaatttaaaataaaattgaaaaaaaaagaacaaattacgTATAAGAGATCAATGACGCTGAAGCAAACGACAAGGGATGCTGACAGGAAATGCCCCATGATGATGGTCGTGAAAATTTCCTTGAATTCATTGCACAAATCGATGACCTCGTTGTGCCGGCGAATAATTACCTTCAATTCTTGGCGCATTATTTGATTGTCCCTCCTGCCGGCTTTGtcaactgaatttttttttttttttttttgttggccaAAATGATATACATGAAAAttgattgaattaatttttgttttttatttttttgttgattcatgcatttaaatttattgcatGAACTGGTGTTAAACTTACGATATTGTAAATGGACAAACACTTCCTGGATATCGTATTGTATCATTCGAAATAAGGCACTGATGTAGAAACATAAGCCAACGAAACAACCATCGACGCCACAAAATGTAAATACTGTCATGACACCAGAGTAGGACATGGAGATGTATGTGAAAGGATATACCGGATAGTTGGTCAAAACATCGGGCAGTCTGTGGAGAAAAAGTTAAAGTTGAAAAATCATATGATACAGTTTTGTTGTTATAAAGTTAAAACTTTAGGTATCATTAttgatgtgtattttttttttattttgaaaaacttttttgaaaaatggcaaTGAAGTAAAAAAGGATCAGGGAAAATAAGGATCAATTGCTGGGCTTGGGAAGCCTTTTCGTTCTCTTTAATActtttgaaagtttaattttgcatCGACATCAACTATTAGGTCCTTTTGAAGAGTAACTTCTTTTGAGGAAAAGTTGCCAATACAAAATGCAAACTTGATTGCCTCTAAAGATCTGGCTAATGCTATATTTTTGCACTTAGTTATGTGAATTTTCTTCTCACTATAAAGAGACATCTCCACTTCTTACTCATATTGCAGCCTGAAATATTCATCTCCAGTATAAATGGTCTTAGATGTTTCGTATAAggtaaacaattaaaataaagaatttaaaaaagatcaattttgaATGATATTAATAGAAGCGGTCGTAAGTTACTGCCTTGCGGAACACCAAAGTGATTGCAAACTTCTTTCGATAATATGTATCTcaccaattttaaaattttcttggcTGTGATAAATCAGATAGTTTTGAAGCCAACTAAGAAGACGCGAGTGGAAAGCCTTAACTGTTCAACTAACTAATTTCAACATCCATGCTGAGTTGTTGATATTtgatattttggatttttactTATAAATAATCCTTGACAATGGCTTCGATTTTGCTTAAGTAACTAACTCAAACATATTTCACTCTGCTGTTGAAGTCTCTACTTTGCgagtttttaatagttttaatctaacttttaaacataattttagtctttttttttcaaagtagaaTAGCACAGTTTTACAGGTGTGATATTAATATTAGGACCTATATTTAGTACAT
Proteins encoded in this region:
- the LOC129906011 gene encoding odorant receptor 22c-like isoform X1 gives rise to the protein MQLRFLSPETPIKETYFLLPRFALRVVGCWPQKKVPTFISILHFLVSSTAVAFGAFGECICGALTLNQILETMEAWCPGVTKQISLFKMWIFFVHREKLYSLIDRIEKLLTADGNEDKMKIAQKLSVIASILTLILFVSANSTNMFFNTRPLINNIIRMWNGKNTTLDFPFKMILPDVLTNYPVYPFTYISMSYSGVMTVFTFCGVDGCFVGLCFYISALFRMIQYDIQEVFVHLQYLDKAGRRDNQIMRQELKVIIRRHNEVIDLCNEFKEIFTTIIMGHFLSASLVVCFSVIDLLYNTGLGLVLYVCYSIAALSQLFLYCIGGTYVNDSSLEICDSVYLVEWYKCDAETRRMILMILIRAQRPATISVPFFSPSLPTFMAILSTTGSYIALMKSFI
- the LOC129906011 gene encoding odorant receptor 22c-like isoform X2; its protein translation is MQLRFLSPETPIKETYFLLPRFALRVVGCWPQKKVPTFISILHFLVSSTAVAFGAFGECICGALTLNQILETMEAWCPGVTKQISLFKMWIFFVHREKLYSLIDRIEKLLTADGNEDKMKIAQKLSVIASILTLILFVSANSTNMFFNTRPLINNIIRMWNGKNTTLDFPFKMILPDVLTNYPVYPFTYISMSYSGVMTVFTFCGVDGCFVGLCFYISALFRMIQYDIQEVFVHLQYLDKAGRRDNQIMRQELKVIIRRHNEVIDLCNEFKEIFTTIIMGHFLSASLVVCFSVIDLLYSLEICDSVYLVEWYKCDAETRRMILMILIRAQRPATISVPFFSPSLPTFMAILSTTGSYIALMKSFI